The Populus trichocarpa isolate Nisqually-1 chromosome 2, P.trichocarpa_v4.1, whole genome shotgun sequence genome has a window encoding:
- the LOC7474537 gene encoding protein MIZU-KUSSEI 1, which translates to MRMMIDLGTQRGMVPIMDTPTSVDCGREVRFRKSFRSLVECMVPACCGFQASADSLASDTDDYYTSSSASTTTTTTVTGTFFGYRKGRVSFCLQDDTRSSPLILLEFAVPTAYLAKEMQHGLLRIALECCHPRQINSQKERCSLFNVPVWTMYCNGRKVGFATRRQMSVSDVAVLKLMQSVSVGAGVLPVAGTGETGGLLMYLRASFERVVGSVDSESFHMINPVGSSGQELSIFLVRS; encoded by the coding sequence ATGAGGATGATGATAGATTTGGGTACCCAGAGAGGTATGGTCCCTATAATGGACACCCCGACCTCCGTAGACTGTGGGAGGGAAGTGAGGTTCCGCAAGTCCTTTAGGTCTCTAGTGGAATGCATGGTCCCTGCCTGTTGTGGCTTTCAAGCATCTGCAGATTCCCTTGCCAGTGATACCGATGATTATTACACATCATCGTCAGCCTcgacaaccaccaccaccaccgtaACAGGCACCTTCTTCGGTTACAGGAAAGGTCGAGTGAGTTTTTGCCTCCAAGACGACACTCGTAGCTCTCCTCTCATACTGCTTGAATTTGCAGTCCCCACAGCCTACCTTGCAAAAGAGATGCAGCACGGCTTGCTCCGCATAGCACTCGAGTGCTGCCACCCAAGGCAAATTAATAGCCAAAAGGAGCGCTGCTCTCTCTTTAACGTGCCAGTGTGGACCATGTACTGCAATGGAAGGAAGGTTGGTTTTGCTACGAGGAGGCAGATGAGTGTGAGTGATGTGGCTGTACTAAAACTCATGCAGTCCGTCTCAGTTGGTGCTGGTGTTTTGCCAGTGGCAGGCACCGGAGAAACAGGGGGCCTCCTCATGTACTTACGAGCCAGTTTCGAGCGAGTTGTTGGCTCGGTGGATTCCGAGTCCTTTCATATGATTAATCCTGTTGGCAGTTCTGGACAGGAACTCTCTATATTTCTCGTGCGATCCTGA
- the LOC7474538 gene encoding uncharacterized protein LOC7474538: MGACVSSSYLGHHESHEQLRPKTAKVISIHGDLREYYLPAFVSQVLRSEIASSSSSSSSSSSWFLCNSDHLSYDEYIPVLASDVPLHADEIYFVLPNSKLQRRLASSDMAALAVKASLALQNSSKKGGSRRGKKARISPVLLVSPDHDHQQHNVIYQKRKHEPQVQRAADSVAIGFSRSGSDRSFKKYTSRRAKLAVRSFKLRLTTIYEGIALN, from the coding sequence ATGGGTGCTTGTGTTTCTTCTTCGTACTTGGGCCATCATGAATCTCATGAGCAGCTTCGTCCCAAGACCGCCAAAGTTATTTCAATTCATGGTGATCTTCGCGAATACTATCTTCCTGCCTTCGTTTCTCAAGTTCTTCGGTCTGAAATTGCGTCctcatcttcctcttcttcatcGTCCTCATCTTGGTTCCTCTGCAACTCCGACCATCTTTCATACGATGAATACATTCCTGTCTTGGCTTCGGACGTCCCTCTCCATGCCGATGAGATATATTTTGTGCTTCCTAATTCAAAGCTTCAGCGCAGGCTAGCCTCTTCAGATATGGCAGCTTTGGCTGTCAAAGCTAGCTTGGCCCTTCAAAACTCCTCTAAGAAAGGTGGTTCCCGTCGCGGCAAGAAGGCCCGGATTTCTCCTGTATTGTTGGTCAGTCCTGATCATGACCACCAGCAACATAATGTTATCTATCAGAAACGAAAACATGAGCCACAGGTGCAGCGGGCCGCTGATTCCGTTGCCATTGGGTTTTCCAGATCCGGTTCTGATAGAAGTTTTAAGAAATATACTTCCAGACGAGCCAAATTGGCTGTTCGTTCCTTTAAGCTTAGATTAACCACCATTTATGAAGGGATcgctcttaattaa